In Arthrobacter sp. UKPF54-2, the following are encoded in one genomic region:
- a CDS encoding alpha/beta hydrolase has product MTPAPPRPASHQPVGRGVRAAGALALGLVLALVLSSCTLFGSGDGGSKSVPATADPSIAAAAPAELRSFYSQQLSWTRCEGTFQCAKVKVPLDYSKPDGDTIEIAAIKLASKGGSKKGSLLVNPGGPGGSGYDFVKDAGSTNISEKVRANYDVVGFDPRGVKRSAPVTCLTDQERDAYRAKIYKLDTDAGLAETLADNKAIAAKCVEKTGPVLAHVDTVSAAKDMDVLRGVLNDKKLNYLGYSYGTFLGSTYASLFPDNVGRMVLDGAMDPSLSNEELTAAQAKAFEKAIRAYVTRCLQGSGCPFSGTPDDAVKQIQDIIAAVEANPKPARDGRVVNASMFVSGFILPFYNDDNWPVLTQALDSAMKGDLSPMLRLSDFGADREPNGTYSSNSTFAFTAINCLDYPMSSDTAAMRAEEQQLRQLSPTLGYYFAYGGTSCKDWPYKNVRTPAPVEYKGSTEIVVIGTTGDPATPVELASSLRKQLGTASLLTWKGEGHTAYGRSNSCIENAVDGYLVDGKTPADNTVC; this is encoded by the coding sequence ATGACGCCAGCCCCACCACGGCCCGCAAGCCACCAACCCGTGGGGCGCGGGGTGCGGGCGGCCGGCGCCCTGGCGCTGGGCCTGGTGCTGGCCCTGGTACTGTCGTCCTGCACCCTCTTCGGCTCCGGCGACGGCGGGTCCAAGAGCGTTCCGGCCACGGCCGACCCCTCGATCGCCGCCGCCGCCCCCGCCGAGCTAAGGAGCTTCTACTCCCAGCAACTCAGCTGGACGCGGTGCGAGGGCACGTTCCAGTGCGCCAAGGTCAAAGTGCCGCTGGACTACAGCAAGCCGGACGGCGACACGATCGAAATCGCCGCCATCAAGCTGGCCTCGAAGGGCGGCAGCAAGAAGGGCAGCCTGCTGGTCAACCCGGGCGGTCCGGGCGGCTCCGGTTACGACTTCGTCAAAGACGCGGGCTCCACCAACATATCCGAGAAAGTGCGTGCGAACTACGACGTCGTCGGTTTTGATCCCCGCGGCGTGAAGCGCTCGGCGCCCGTCACCTGCCTCACCGACCAGGAGCGCGACGCCTATCGCGCCAAGATCTACAAGCTGGACACCGACGCCGGGCTGGCCGAGACCCTCGCAGACAACAAGGCCATTGCCGCCAAGTGCGTCGAGAAGACCGGGCCGGTGCTGGCCCACGTCGACACCGTCAGCGCCGCCAAGGACATGGACGTGCTCCGCGGTGTCCTCAATGACAAGAAGCTCAACTACCTCGGATACTCCTACGGCACCTTCCTCGGTTCCACCTACGCCTCCCTGTTCCCGGACAATGTGGGGCGGATGGTCCTGGACGGCGCGATGGACCCCTCGCTCAGTAACGAGGAACTGACCGCTGCCCAGGCGAAGGCATTTGAAAAGGCCATCCGCGCCTACGTCACCCGCTGCCTGCAGGGCAGCGGCTGCCCGTTCAGCGGCACCCCTGACGACGCCGTCAAACAGATCCAGGACATCATCGCTGCCGTCGAGGCTAACCCGAAGCCTGCCAGGGACGGGCGGGTGGTCAACGCGTCCATGTTCGTCAGCGGCTTCATCCTGCCGTTCTACAACGACGACAACTGGCCCGTGCTGACCCAGGCCCTGGACAGCGCAATGAAGGGAGACCTGTCTCCGATGCTCCGGCTCTCCGACTTCGGCGCGGACCGGGAGCCCAACGGGACCTACTCGTCGAACTCCACCTTCGCCTTCACCGCCATCAACTGCCTCGACTACCCGATGTCCTCCGACACGGCCGCGATGCGCGCCGAGGAGCAGCAGCTCCGCCAGCTCTCCCCCACCCTGGGCTATTACTTCGCCTACGGCGGCACAAGCTGCAAGGACTGGCCTTACAAGAACGTGCGCACCCCGGCGCCGGTGGAGTACAAGGGCTCGACCGAGATCGTGGTGATCGGCACGACCGGGGATCCGGCAACGCCGGTCGAGTTGGCCAGCTCCCTGCGAAAGCAGCTGGGCACGGCCTCCCTGCTGACCTGGAAGGGCGAGGGCCACACCGCCTACGGACGGTCCAACAGCTGCATCGAGAACGCCGTGGACGGCTACCTCGTGGACGGCAAGACCCCGGCGGACAACACCGTCTGCTGA
- a CDS encoding MFS transporter, with protein sequence MDRPEREVPAAPGPGTSAAPGTSIPGNLPRRGSRPWGTVVGFGLVSLATDIVSDGARPLAGPLLAQLGASALLVGLVTGGAEAAAQGLRVIFGPWADRTRKYWTFTLAGYAMTALCVPLLAFAPAVGAAGLGVASVLIIGDRVGKAVRSPAKTVLLAAATKDVGRGRGFAVHKSLDLTGALLGPVIVAAVLAATGLISAAFAALAVPAAAALALLLWLRRRLAASDGGNPAAAEVRPPAVRVAGVDGDDDGGVTSASGSASLFSGVFLPFAVCAFFWSAGLVAFGVISYHLTAAAAVAAPVVPLLYAAAMGAAVLGALGSGFLYDRVGPAVLLALPPLIAAVPVLAFSTGIGLVLAGVAIWGTATGIQDSTVKALVADLVPEARQGSAYGVFAAFEGAGALAGGALYGALYDARPALIAGVAALQAVALVLLTITVRRARPSRQRRRAPDGPGQR encoded by the coding sequence ATGGACCGGCCTGAGCGCGAGGTGCCCGCCGCTCCCGGGCCGGGCACGTCCGCAGCCCCGGGCACGTCCATCCCGGGCAACCTGCCGCGGCGCGGCAGCCGCCCGTGGGGCACGGTGGTTGGCTTCGGGCTGGTCAGCCTCGCCACCGATATCGTCTCCGACGGCGCCCGACCGCTCGCCGGACCGCTGCTGGCCCAGCTTGGCGCGTCGGCGCTGCTGGTGGGCCTCGTCACCGGCGGGGCCGAGGCAGCGGCGCAGGGCCTGCGCGTGATTTTCGGGCCGTGGGCGGACCGCACGCGCAAGTACTGGACGTTCACACTGGCCGGCTATGCCATGACCGCCCTCTGCGTACCGCTGCTCGCCTTCGCCCCCGCCGTGGGCGCCGCCGGCCTGGGTGTCGCCTCGGTGCTGATTATCGGCGACCGTGTGGGCAAGGCCGTGCGGAGCCCGGCCAAGACGGTGCTCCTGGCCGCGGCAACCAAGGACGTCGGACGCGGCCGGGGCTTCGCCGTGCACAAGTCCCTGGACCTCACCGGCGCGCTGCTCGGACCGGTGATCGTCGCTGCCGTGCTGGCGGCCACCGGGCTGATCTCGGCCGCGTTCGCGGCGCTGGCGGTTCCGGCGGCGGCAGCGCTGGCGCTGCTGCTGTGGCTGCGCCGGCGGCTTGCGGCGTCCGACGGCGGGAACCCCGCCGCTGCGGAGGTCAGGCCGCCCGCCGTTCGGGTGGCCGGCGTCGACGGCGACGACGACGGCGGCGTAACCAGTGCCAGCGGCTCGGCGTCGTTGTTCTCCGGTGTCTTCCTGCCCTTTGCGGTGTGCGCCTTCTTCTGGAGTGCTGGGCTGGTGGCGTTCGGTGTCATATCCTACCACCTGACCGCGGCGGCGGCAGTCGCGGCTCCGGTGGTGCCGTTGCTCTACGCCGCGGCCATGGGTGCGGCGGTGCTCGGCGCCCTCGGCAGCGGCTTCCTCTATGACAGGGTGGGCCCCGCGGTGCTGTTAGCGCTGCCCCCGCTGATCGCGGCCGTCCCGGTGCTGGCTTTCTCCACCGGCATCGGCCTGGTGCTGGCCGGTGTGGCCATCTGGGGAACCGCGACCGGGATCCAGGATTCCACCGTCAAGGCGCTGGTAGCGGACCTTGTGCCGGAGGCCCGGCAGGGATCGGCGTACGGGGTGTTCGCGGCCTTCGAGGGGGCCGGCGCACTGGCCGGCGGCGCCCTCTACGGCGCGCTGTACGACGCCCGCCCGGCGCTGATCGCCGGGGTCGCGGCGTTGCAGGCCGTTGCGTTGGTCCTGCTAACGATCACGGTGCGGCGGGCACGCCCGTCCCGGCAACGACGGCGTGCGCCGGACGGGCCAGGACAGCGCTAG
- a CDS encoding DUF2231 domain-containing protein has translation MIEIAGLPAHILLVHAIVVLGPLAGLAAIVYAAAPRWRPYLAWPLGVLALGLVPAALVTAQAGEQLEKSRPATAMIRAHAQQGDVLKIVSIIFFVFVAAMIVVSFEPIGRRFAFLGPLRENRVLRMVLLVAGALAGAFFLYQSVITGHSGASSVWGR, from the coding sequence GTGATCGAAATCGCCGGACTTCCAGCCCACATCCTCCTGGTCCACGCCATTGTGGTGTTGGGCCCTCTCGCGGGCCTTGCGGCCATCGTCTACGCGGCCGCGCCCCGCTGGCGCCCATACCTGGCCTGGCCCTTGGGCGTCCTCGCGCTGGGGCTGGTCCCCGCTGCGCTCGTGACCGCCCAGGCCGGTGAGCAACTCGAAAAGTCCCGCCCGGCAACGGCCATGATTCGGGCCCACGCCCAGCAGGGCGACGTGCTGAAGATCGTCTCGATCATCTTCTTCGTGTTCGTCGCCGCGATGATCGTGGTGAGTTTCGAGCCGATTGGCCGGCGCTTCGCCTTCCTCGGACCGCTGCGGGAAAACCGCGTCCTGCGGATGGTGCTGCTGGTTGCCGGCGCCCTGGCCGGTGCCTTCTTCCTGTACCAGAGCGTCATCACAGGGCACTCCGGCGCCTCCTCCGTCTGGGGCCGCTAG
- a CDS encoding aldo/keto reductase, with translation MTSSPELTFNDGHTIPQLGYGVWQVEDDVAEKVVVQAFEAGFRHIDTAKIYGNEAGVGRAIERSGLRPEEIFITTKLWNADQGYESTLKAFEDSMERLGLETLDLYLIHWMQPKQDKYVDTWKALIELQKQGRVKTIGVSNFTKEGLQRLIDETGVVPAINQIELHPFFNQAELREFNASKGILTQAWSPLGQGGELLESPVIEQIAAKHNATPAQVVIAWHLAIGNVVIPKSVTESRIRENYAALDVSLDETDVEAINGLDRSAEGAGRIGPDPAVSDFA, from the coding sequence ATGACTTCTTCACCTGAACTGACATTCAATGACGGCCACACCATCCCGCAGCTCGGTTACGGCGTCTGGCAGGTCGAGGACGACGTCGCCGAGAAGGTGGTTGTCCAGGCCTTCGAGGCGGGCTTCCGGCACATCGACACCGCCAAGATCTACGGAAACGAGGCCGGGGTGGGCCGCGCGATCGAGCGCTCGGGCCTCAGGCCGGAGGAAATTTTCATCACCACCAAGCTGTGGAACGCGGACCAGGGCTATGAGTCCACGCTCAAGGCGTTTGAAGACTCCATGGAGCGTCTGGGCCTCGAGACCCTTGACCTGTACCTCATCCACTGGATGCAGCCGAAGCAGGACAAGTACGTGGACACCTGGAAGGCGCTCATCGAGCTCCAGAAGCAGGGCCGGGTGAAGACGATCGGTGTCTCGAACTTCACCAAGGAAGGGCTGCAGCGCCTGATCGACGAGACCGGCGTTGTGCCGGCTATCAACCAGATTGAGCTGCACCCGTTCTTCAACCAGGCGGAACTGCGTGAATTCAACGCGTCCAAGGGAATCCTCACCCAGGCCTGGTCGCCGCTGGGCCAGGGCGGCGAGCTGCTGGAAAGCCCGGTCATCGAACAGATCGCGGCCAAGCACAACGCCACACCGGCGCAGGTGGTCATCGCCTGGCACCTCGCCATCGGCAACGTCGTGATCCCCAAGTCCGTCACCGAGTCCCGGATCCGCGAAAACTACGCGGCCCTGGACGTCAGCCTGGACGAGACCGACGTGGAGGCCATCAACGGCCTGGACCGCAGTGCAGAGGGCGCCGGCCGCATCGGGCCGGACCCGGCGGTCTCCGACTTCGCCTAG
- a CDS encoding bacterial proteasome activator family protein — MSDQYDTQPGQDTAPEGAPLEGVTAPAAPQDGDAAGNGGQRPHPFEPRGQAPRSRASHLQDLVDEPAKVMRIGTMLKQLLDEVKSAPLDDAARIRLAAIHERSIKELEDGLAPELVQELERIHLPFPENGTPSDAELRIAQAQLVGWLEGLFHGIQTAIAAQHAAREHAAAQLQLRQLPPGTMIAPGVIIGENGEPQRAAEREPGADPSQPASPVDPDHGPGQYL, encoded by the coding sequence ATGAGCGATCAGTACGACACTCAGCCCGGCCAGGACACGGCGCCGGAGGGCGCTCCGCTCGAGGGCGTCACGGCGCCCGCTGCCCCGCAGGACGGGGATGCGGCGGGTAACGGCGGGCAACGTCCGCACCCGTTCGAGCCCCGAGGCCAGGCCCCGCGCAGCCGGGCCAGCCACCTCCAGGACCTGGTGGACGAGCCGGCCAAGGTCATGCGGATCGGCACCATGCTCAAGCAGCTGTTGGACGAAGTGAAGTCCGCGCCGCTGGACGACGCGGCCCGGATCCGGCTGGCGGCAATCCACGAACGCTCAATCAAGGAACTCGAAGACGGGCTGGCGCCCGAGCTCGTCCAGGAACTCGAGCGCATCCACCTGCCGTTCCCCGAGAACGGCACCCCCTCCGACGCCGAACTGCGCATCGCCCAGGCCCAGCTGGTGGGCTGGCTCGAAGGGCTGTTCCACGGCATCCAGACAGCCATCGCGGCCCAGCACGCCGCCCGCGAGCACGCCGCCGCCCAGCTGCAGCTCCGTCAGCTTCCTCCCGGCACCATGATCGCGCCGGGGGTCATCATCGGCGAGAACGGCGAGCCCCAGCGCGCCGCCGAGCGGGAGCCCGGTGCCGACCCCTCGCAGCCCGCCAGCCCCGTCGACCCGGACCACGGTCCCGGCCAGTACCTCTAG
- a CDS encoding YbdD/YjiX family protein, whose product MNALVAGFKGFAEYFNGVLGADAYNKYLEHHRTSGHDGPPMSERDFWRDHTDRQDSNPQGRCC is encoded by the coding sequence ATGAACGCGCTCGTAGCGGGATTCAAGGGCTTCGCCGAGTACTTCAACGGGGTCCTCGGAGCCGATGCCTATAACAAGTACCTGGAGCACCACCGGACCTCGGGCCACGACGGCCCGCCGATGAGTGAACGGGACTTCTGGCGGGACCACACGGACCGCCAGGACAGCAATCCGCAAGGCCGCTGCTGCTAG